One genomic segment of Desmodus rotundus isolate HL8 chromosome 5, HLdesRot8A.1, whole genome shotgun sequence includes these proteins:
- the POLA2 gene encoding DNA polymerase alpha subunit B isoform X1 produces MAVSAQQLAEELEIFGLDCEDSVAEKLTELCILYGQNEEGMVGELVAFCTSTQKNHLTPEILNSFEHNFLSKRLSKVSHSASKDSGHAGARDIVSIQELIEVEEEEETLLNSYTTPSKGPQKRAVTTPETPLTKRRVSTRSPHQLLSPSSFSPSATPSQKYNTRKNRGEVVTSFGAAQGVSWSGRGGTGIIGLKVLGSPESLTGSYKFMFQKLPDIREVLTCKIEELGSELKEHYKIEAFTPVLVPAQEPITLLGRIGCDSNGKLNNKSVILEGDREHSSGARIPVDLSELTEYSLFPGQVVIMEGVNTTGSKFVATKLYEGVPPPFYQPTEEDGEFEQTMVLVACGPYTTSDSITYDPLLDLVAVINHDRPDVCILFGPFLDAKHEQVENCLLTSPFEDVFKQCLRTITEGTRSSSGSHLIFVPSLRDVHHEPVYPQPPFSYSDLPHEDKKRVQFVSDPCTLSINGVVFGLTSTDLLFHMGAEEISSSAGMPDRFSRVLRHILTQRSYYPLYPPQEDMAIDYENFYAYAQLPVTPDVFIIPSELRYFVKDILGCICVNPGRLTKGQVGGTYGRLYLRRQTSHREGRQSPCVAAQVVKI; encoded by the exons TGACAGAGCTGTGCATTCTGTATGGACAGAACGAGGAGGGAATGGTAGGCGAGCTCGTAGCCTTCTGCACCAGCACACAGAAAAATCACCTTACCCCAGAGATCCTGAACTCTTTTGAGCACAAT tTTCTGAGCAAAAGATTGTCCAAAGTCAGTCACAGTGCCTCCAAGGACAGCGGGCACGCAGGAGCCAGAGACATTGTTTCCATACAGGAGCT AATTgaagtggaggaagaagaggagaccCTCCTGAACTCTTACACCACACCCTCTAAG ggTCCTCAGAAGCGAGCTGTCACCACCCCAGAAACCCCCCTCACAAAAAGGAGGGTGTCTACTCGCAGCCCCCATCAGCTTCTCTCACCATCGAGTTTCTCTCCAAG TGCTACTCCCTCTCAGAAATACAACACAAGAAAAAACCGAGGAGAAGTGGTTACCTCCTTTGGTGCAGCACAGGGAGTGTCTTGGTCCGGGAGAGGAGGGACCGGTATCATTGGTCTGAAGGTCCTGGGGAGTCCAGAGTCACTGACTGGGAGCTACAAATTCATGTTTCAGAAGCTCCCAGACATCCGAGAAG TTTTGACCTGTAAGATAGAAGAACTTGGCAGTGAACTCAAGGAACATTACAAGATTGAGGCTTTTACTCCTGTTCTAGTTCCAGCACAA GAGCCCATCACCCTGCTGGGCCGGATTGGCTGTGATAGCAACGGAAAGCTGAACAACAAGTCGGTGATTCTGGAGGGAGACCGGGAGCATTCCTCTGGCGCGCGCATTCCAGTGGATTTATCTGAGCTTACAGAATACTCCCTGTTTCCCGGACAG GTTGTAATTATGGAAGGAGTCAACACCACTGGTAGCAAGTTTGTCGCCACTAAACTCTACGAG GGTGTGCCACCTCCGTTTTATCAGCCCACTGAAGAGGATGGAG AGTTTGAGCAAACCATGGTTCTGGTGGCCTGTGGGCCATATACCACGTCTGACAGCATCACGTATGACCCCTTGCTCGACCTGGTCGCTGTCATCAACCACGACCGGCCAGACGTCTGCATCCTG TTTGGCCCTTTCCTGGATGCTAAGCATGAACAGGTTGAG AACTGTCTGCTGACGAGTCCATTTGAAGATGTTTTCAAGCAGTGTCTACGGACGATTACTGAAGGGACACGAAG TAGCTCCGGCTCACACCTCATCTTTGTCCCATCGCTGAGAGATGTGCACCACGAGCCTGTGTACCCACAGCCGCCCTTCAGCTACTCCGATCTGCCTCATGAGGACAAAAAG CGAGTGCAGTTCGTGTCCGATCCCTGCACCCTCTCCATAAACGGCGTGGTCTTTGGCTTGACGTCTACGGATCTGCTGTTCCACATGGGGGCTGAGGAGATCAGCAG TTCTGCTGGAATGCCAGACAGATTCAGCCGAGTCCTCAGGCACATCCTCACACAGAGGAG CTACTACCCACTGTACCCTCCCCAGGAAGACATGGCCATTGACTATGAGAATTTCTATGCCTATGCACAGCTGCCTGTCACCCCAGACGTCTTCATAATCCCATCAGAGCTGAGATACTTTGTGAAG gaCATCCTTGGCTGTATCTGTGTGAACCCTGGGCGCCTCACCAAAGGGCAGGTGGGGGGCACCTATGGCCGACTCTACCTCAGGAGGCAGACCTCCCACcgggaggggaggcagagtcCTTGTGTCGCCGCCCAGGTGGTCAAGATCTGA
- the POLA2 gene encoding DNA polymerase alpha subunit B isoform X2, which produces MAVSAQQLAEELEIFGLDCEDSVAEKLTELCILYGQNEEGMVGELVAFCTSTQKNHLTPEILNSFEHNFLSKRLSKVSHSASKDSGHAGARDIVSIQELIEVEEEEETLLNSYTTPSKGPQKRAVTTPETPLTKRRVSTRSPHQLLSPSSFSPSATPSQKYNTRKNRGEVVTSFGAAQGVSWSGRGGTGIIGLKVLGSPESLTGSYKFMFQKLPDIREVLTCKIEELGSELKEHYKIEAFTPVLVPAQEPITLLGRIGCDSNGKLNNKSVILEGDREHSSGARIPVDLSELTEYSLFPGQVVIMEGVNTTGSKFVATKLYEGVPPPFYQPTEEDGEFEQTMVLVACGPYTTSDSITYDPLLDLVAVINHDRPDVCILFGPFLDAKHEQVENCLLTSPFEDVFKQCLRTITEGTRSSGSHLIFVPSLRDVHHEPVYPQPPFSYSDLPHEDKKRVQFVSDPCTLSINGVVFGLTSTDLLFHMGAEEISSSAGMPDRFSRVLRHILTQRSYYPLYPPQEDMAIDYENFYAYAQLPVTPDVFIIPSELRYFVKDILGCICVNPGRLTKGQVGGTYGRLYLRRQTSHREGRQSPCVAAQVVKI; this is translated from the exons TGACAGAGCTGTGCATTCTGTATGGACAGAACGAGGAGGGAATGGTAGGCGAGCTCGTAGCCTTCTGCACCAGCACACAGAAAAATCACCTTACCCCAGAGATCCTGAACTCTTTTGAGCACAAT tTTCTGAGCAAAAGATTGTCCAAAGTCAGTCACAGTGCCTCCAAGGACAGCGGGCACGCAGGAGCCAGAGACATTGTTTCCATACAGGAGCT AATTgaagtggaggaagaagaggagaccCTCCTGAACTCTTACACCACACCCTCTAAG ggTCCTCAGAAGCGAGCTGTCACCACCCCAGAAACCCCCCTCACAAAAAGGAGGGTGTCTACTCGCAGCCCCCATCAGCTTCTCTCACCATCGAGTTTCTCTCCAAG TGCTACTCCCTCTCAGAAATACAACACAAGAAAAAACCGAGGAGAAGTGGTTACCTCCTTTGGTGCAGCACAGGGAGTGTCTTGGTCCGGGAGAGGAGGGACCGGTATCATTGGTCTGAAGGTCCTGGGGAGTCCAGAGTCACTGACTGGGAGCTACAAATTCATGTTTCAGAAGCTCCCAGACATCCGAGAAG TTTTGACCTGTAAGATAGAAGAACTTGGCAGTGAACTCAAGGAACATTACAAGATTGAGGCTTTTACTCCTGTTCTAGTTCCAGCACAA GAGCCCATCACCCTGCTGGGCCGGATTGGCTGTGATAGCAACGGAAAGCTGAACAACAAGTCGGTGATTCTGGAGGGAGACCGGGAGCATTCCTCTGGCGCGCGCATTCCAGTGGATTTATCTGAGCTTACAGAATACTCCCTGTTTCCCGGACAG GTTGTAATTATGGAAGGAGTCAACACCACTGGTAGCAAGTTTGTCGCCACTAAACTCTACGAG GGTGTGCCACCTCCGTTTTATCAGCCCACTGAAGAGGATGGAG AGTTTGAGCAAACCATGGTTCTGGTGGCCTGTGGGCCATATACCACGTCTGACAGCATCACGTATGACCCCTTGCTCGACCTGGTCGCTGTCATCAACCACGACCGGCCAGACGTCTGCATCCTG TTTGGCCCTTTCCTGGATGCTAAGCATGAACAGGTTGAG AACTGTCTGCTGACGAGTCCATTTGAAGATGTTTTCAAGCAGTGTCTACGGACGATTACTGAAGGGACACGAAG CTCCGGCTCACACCTCATCTTTGTCCCATCGCTGAGAGATGTGCACCACGAGCCTGTGTACCCACAGCCGCCCTTCAGCTACTCCGATCTGCCTCATGAGGACAAAAAG CGAGTGCAGTTCGTGTCCGATCCCTGCACCCTCTCCATAAACGGCGTGGTCTTTGGCTTGACGTCTACGGATCTGCTGTTCCACATGGGGGCTGAGGAGATCAGCAG TTCTGCTGGAATGCCAGACAGATTCAGCCGAGTCCTCAGGCACATCCTCACACAGAGGAG CTACTACCCACTGTACCCTCCCCAGGAAGACATGGCCATTGACTATGAGAATTTCTATGCCTATGCACAGCTGCCTGTCACCCCAGACGTCTTCATAATCCCATCAGAGCTGAGATACTTTGTGAAG gaCATCCTTGGCTGTATCTGTGTGAACCCTGGGCGCCTCACCAAAGGGCAGGTGGGGGGCACCTATGGCCGACTCTACCTCAGGAGGCAGACCTCCCACcgggaggggaggcagagtcCTTGTGTCGCCGCCCAGGTGGTCAAGATCTGA
- the POLA2 gene encoding DNA polymerase alpha subunit B isoform X3 has translation MVGELVAFCTSTQKNHLTPEILNSFEHNFLSKRLSKVSHSASKDSGHAGARDIVSIQELIEVEEEEETLLNSYTTPSKGPQKRAVTTPETPLTKRRVSTRSPHQLLSPSSFSPSATPSQKYNTRKNRGEVVTSFGAAQGVSWSGRGGTGIIGLKVLGSPESLTGSYKFMFQKLPDIREVLTCKIEELGSELKEHYKIEAFTPVLVPAQEPITLLGRIGCDSNGKLNNKSVILEGDREHSSGARIPVDLSELTEYSLFPGQVVIMEGVNTTGSKFVATKLYEGVPPPFYQPTEEDGEFEQTMVLVACGPYTTSDSITYDPLLDLVAVINHDRPDVCILFGPFLDAKHEQVENCLLTSPFEDVFKQCLRTITEGTRSSSGSHLIFVPSLRDVHHEPVYPQPPFSYSDLPHEDKKRVQFVSDPCTLSINGVVFGLTSTDLLFHMGAEEISSSAGMPDRFSRVLRHILTQRSYYPLYPPQEDMAIDYENFYAYAQLPVTPDVFIIPSELRYFVKDILGCICVNPGRLTKGQVGGTYGRLYLRRQTSHREGRQSPCVAAQVVKI, from the exons ATGGTAGGCGAGCTCGTAGCCTTCTGCACCAGCACACAGAAAAATCACCTTACCCCAGAGATCCTGAACTCTTTTGAGCACAAT tTTCTGAGCAAAAGATTGTCCAAAGTCAGTCACAGTGCCTCCAAGGACAGCGGGCACGCAGGAGCCAGAGACATTGTTTCCATACAGGAGCT AATTgaagtggaggaagaagaggagaccCTCCTGAACTCTTACACCACACCCTCTAAG ggTCCTCAGAAGCGAGCTGTCACCACCCCAGAAACCCCCCTCACAAAAAGGAGGGTGTCTACTCGCAGCCCCCATCAGCTTCTCTCACCATCGAGTTTCTCTCCAAG TGCTACTCCCTCTCAGAAATACAACACAAGAAAAAACCGAGGAGAAGTGGTTACCTCCTTTGGTGCAGCACAGGGAGTGTCTTGGTCCGGGAGAGGAGGGACCGGTATCATTGGTCTGAAGGTCCTGGGGAGTCCAGAGTCACTGACTGGGAGCTACAAATTCATGTTTCAGAAGCTCCCAGACATCCGAGAAG TTTTGACCTGTAAGATAGAAGAACTTGGCAGTGAACTCAAGGAACATTACAAGATTGAGGCTTTTACTCCTGTTCTAGTTCCAGCACAA GAGCCCATCACCCTGCTGGGCCGGATTGGCTGTGATAGCAACGGAAAGCTGAACAACAAGTCGGTGATTCTGGAGGGAGACCGGGAGCATTCCTCTGGCGCGCGCATTCCAGTGGATTTATCTGAGCTTACAGAATACTCCCTGTTTCCCGGACAG GTTGTAATTATGGAAGGAGTCAACACCACTGGTAGCAAGTTTGTCGCCACTAAACTCTACGAG GGTGTGCCACCTCCGTTTTATCAGCCCACTGAAGAGGATGGAG AGTTTGAGCAAACCATGGTTCTGGTGGCCTGTGGGCCATATACCACGTCTGACAGCATCACGTATGACCCCTTGCTCGACCTGGTCGCTGTCATCAACCACGACCGGCCAGACGTCTGCATCCTG TTTGGCCCTTTCCTGGATGCTAAGCATGAACAGGTTGAG AACTGTCTGCTGACGAGTCCATTTGAAGATGTTTTCAAGCAGTGTCTACGGACGATTACTGAAGGGACACGAAG TAGCTCCGGCTCACACCTCATCTTTGTCCCATCGCTGAGAGATGTGCACCACGAGCCTGTGTACCCACAGCCGCCCTTCAGCTACTCCGATCTGCCTCATGAGGACAAAAAG CGAGTGCAGTTCGTGTCCGATCCCTGCACCCTCTCCATAAACGGCGTGGTCTTTGGCTTGACGTCTACGGATCTGCTGTTCCACATGGGGGCTGAGGAGATCAGCAG TTCTGCTGGAATGCCAGACAGATTCAGCCGAGTCCTCAGGCACATCCTCACACAGAGGAG CTACTACCCACTGTACCCTCCCCAGGAAGACATGGCCATTGACTATGAGAATTTCTATGCCTATGCACAGCTGCCTGTCACCCCAGACGTCTTCATAATCCCATCAGAGCTGAGATACTTTGTGAAG gaCATCCTTGGCTGTATCTGTGTGAACCCTGGGCGCCTCACCAAAGGGCAGGTGGGGGGCACCTATGGCCGACTCTACCTCAGGAGGCAGACCTCCCACcgggaggggaggcagagtcCTTGTGTCGCCGCCCAGGTGGTCAAGATCTGA
- the POLA2 gene encoding DNA polymerase alpha subunit B isoform X4, with translation MAVSAQQLAEELEIFGLDCEDSVAEKLTELCILYGQNEEGMVGELVAFCTSTQKNHLTPEILNSFEHNFLSKRLSKVSHSASKDSGHAGARDIVSIQELIEVEEEEETLLNSYTTPSKGPQKRAVTTPETPLTKRRVSTRSPHQLLSPSSFSPSATPSQKYNTRKNRGEVVTSFGAAQGVSWSGRGGTGIIGLKVLGSPESLTGSYKFMFQKLPDIREVLTCKIEELGSELKEHYKIEAFTPVLVPAQEPITLLGRIGCDSNGKLNNKSVILEGDREHSSGARIPVDLSELTEYSLFPGQVVIMEGVNTTGSKFVATKLYEGVPPPFYQPTEEDGEFEQTMVLVACGPYTTSDSITYDPLLDLVAVINHDRPDVCILFGPFLDAKHEQVENCLLTSPFEDVFKQCLRTITEGTRSSSGSHLIFVPSLRDVHHEPVYPQPPFSYSDLPHEDKKRVQFVSDPCTLSINGVVFGLTSTDLLFHMGAEEISSSAGMPDRFSRVLRHILTQRRKTWPLTMRISMPMHSCLSPQTSS, from the exons TGACAGAGCTGTGCATTCTGTATGGACAGAACGAGGAGGGAATGGTAGGCGAGCTCGTAGCCTTCTGCACCAGCACACAGAAAAATCACCTTACCCCAGAGATCCTGAACTCTTTTGAGCACAAT tTTCTGAGCAAAAGATTGTCCAAAGTCAGTCACAGTGCCTCCAAGGACAGCGGGCACGCAGGAGCCAGAGACATTGTTTCCATACAGGAGCT AATTgaagtggaggaagaagaggagaccCTCCTGAACTCTTACACCACACCCTCTAAG ggTCCTCAGAAGCGAGCTGTCACCACCCCAGAAACCCCCCTCACAAAAAGGAGGGTGTCTACTCGCAGCCCCCATCAGCTTCTCTCACCATCGAGTTTCTCTCCAAG TGCTACTCCCTCTCAGAAATACAACACAAGAAAAAACCGAGGAGAAGTGGTTACCTCCTTTGGTGCAGCACAGGGAGTGTCTTGGTCCGGGAGAGGAGGGACCGGTATCATTGGTCTGAAGGTCCTGGGGAGTCCAGAGTCACTGACTGGGAGCTACAAATTCATGTTTCAGAAGCTCCCAGACATCCGAGAAG TTTTGACCTGTAAGATAGAAGAACTTGGCAGTGAACTCAAGGAACATTACAAGATTGAGGCTTTTACTCCTGTTCTAGTTCCAGCACAA GAGCCCATCACCCTGCTGGGCCGGATTGGCTGTGATAGCAACGGAAAGCTGAACAACAAGTCGGTGATTCTGGAGGGAGACCGGGAGCATTCCTCTGGCGCGCGCATTCCAGTGGATTTATCTGAGCTTACAGAATACTCCCTGTTTCCCGGACAG GTTGTAATTATGGAAGGAGTCAACACCACTGGTAGCAAGTTTGTCGCCACTAAACTCTACGAG GGTGTGCCACCTCCGTTTTATCAGCCCACTGAAGAGGATGGAG AGTTTGAGCAAACCATGGTTCTGGTGGCCTGTGGGCCATATACCACGTCTGACAGCATCACGTATGACCCCTTGCTCGACCTGGTCGCTGTCATCAACCACGACCGGCCAGACGTCTGCATCCTG TTTGGCCCTTTCCTGGATGCTAAGCATGAACAGGTTGAG AACTGTCTGCTGACGAGTCCATTTGAAGATGTTTTCAAGCAGTGTCTACGGACGATTACTGAAGGGACACGAAG TAGCTCCGGCTCACACCTCATCTTTGTCCCATCGCTGAGAGATGTGCACCACGAGCCTGTGTACCCACAGCCGCCCTTCAGCTACTCCGATCTGCCTCATGAGGACAAAAAG CGAGTGCAGTTCGTGTCCGATCCCTGCACCCTCTCCATAAACGGCGTGGTCTTTGGCTTGACGTCTACGGATCTGCTGTTCCACATGGGGGCTGAGGAGATCAGCAG TTCTGCTGGAATGCCAGACAGATTCAGCCGAGTCCTCAGGCACATCCTCACACAGAGGAG GAAGACATGGCCATTGACTATGAGAATTTCTATGCCTATGCACAGCTGCCTGTCACCCCAGACGTCTTCATAA